A genomic region of Nymphaea colorata isolate Beijing-Zhang1983 chromosome 2, ASM883128v2, whole genome shotgun sequence contains the following coding sequences:
- the LOC116247541 gene encoding cytochrome P450 86B1-like: MESIMFPSSWCFGGIIGSLRWPELCLSLLTFYLIHHFVTHRNQPLRSWPLLGELPSALANIHRLFDWGIELFSKHGGTIEFHGPILSNMHVVATCDPRNIEHMLKSSFHNFPKGDEFRDIFFDLMGDGILNADLEPWKQQRKMANSLVHSKAFRGFVASNTQHMVRHKLLPVLHRLTRAGSAFDIQDVLLRYTFDNTCTAIFGECMNALSIELDSVPFTKAMDDIMEAIAYRYVLPRRWWKVLRLLKLGKERQMAEGLTAVNDFVARQLEKRKKAKGSSAGVDLLSTYASVSSDEVFLRDAAINFLVAGRDASAATLVWFFWLLSKNPYVKKKILEEQRMILAETQRDCFEIEDLSKMVYLHASICETLRLYPTVPIGQKGVVKEDVLPSGTVVKPGTVILYAIFAVGMMDWVWGKDCLEFKPERWLDDQAGLRHETNGWRFLAFNGGPRTCLGKDMAFVQMKYAAAEIMLNFEIDVVEGHQVSPKPSVIMTMKNGLMVKAKAKPNRCLV, encoded by the coding sequence ATGGAGTCGATAATGTTCCCATCGTCTTGGTGCTTTGGAGGGATAATTGGCAGCTTAAGATGGCCGGAGTTATGTCTCTCCCTCCTCACCTTCTACCTCATTCACCACTTCGTCACGCACAGAAACCAGCCACTGAGGAGCTGGCCACTTCTCGGCGAGCTCCCCTCTGCACTTGCCAACATCCACAGACTCTTTGATTGGGGCATAGAATTGTTCTCCAAGCACGGTGGCACCATAGAATTCCACGGCCCCATCCTCAGCAACATGCACGTCGTGGCCACCTGCGACCCCAGGAACATAGAGCACATGCTCAAGTCCAGCTTCCACAACTTCCCCAAGGGCGACGAGTTCCGGGACATCTTCTTCGACCTCATGGGCGACGGCATCTTGAACGCCGACCTCGAGCCGTGGAAGCAGCAGAGGAAGATGGCCAACTCGCTGGTGCACTCCAAGGCCTTCCGGGGGTTCGTGGCCAGCAACACCCAGCACATGGTCAGGCACAAGCTCCTGCCCGTGCTCCACCGCTTGACTCGCGCCGGCTCGGCCTTCGACATCCAGGACGTGCTGCTTAGATACACCTTCGATAACACATGCACCGCCATCTTCGGGGAGTGCATGAATGCGCTCTCCATAGAGCTCGACTCGGTGCCCTTCACCAAAGCAATGGATGATATCATGGAGGCGATAGCATACCGCTATGTGCTGCCAAGAAGATGGTGGAAGGTCCTGCGTTTGCTGAAACTCGGCAAGGAACGGCAGATGGCCGAGGGATTGACTGCAGTCAATGACTTTGTCGCTCGACAActggagaagaggaagaaggcgaAGGGTTCCTCGGCTGGCGTCGACCTGCTATCGACTTATGCCTCCGTGTCAAGCGATGAGGTTTTCCTCAGGGACGCTGCTATTAACTTCCTGGTTGCCGGCCGGGATGCGTCGGCCGCCACGCTTGTCTGGTTCTTCTGGCTTCTGTCCAAGAACCCATAcgtgaagaagaagatcttGGAGGAGCAAAGGATGATACTTGCAGAAACTCAGAGAGATTGCTTCGAAATAGAGGACTTGAGCAAGATGGTGTACTTGCATGCTTCGATTTGTGAAACACTAAGGCTGTATCCAACAGTGCCTATAGGCCAGAAGGGTGTGGTGAAAGAAGATGTGCTTCCTAGTGGAACTGTGGTGAAACCAGGAACAGTGATCTTGTACGCCATTTTTGCAGTGGGGATGATGGATTGGGTGTGGGGAAAAGACTGCCTTGAATTCAAGCCGGAGAGGTGGTTGGATGACCAAGCTGGGTTGAGGCATGAAACTAACGGGTGGAGGTTTCTGGCCTTTAATGGCGGACCAAGGACTTGCCTTGGCAAGGACATGGCCTTTGTCCAGATGAAGTACGCCGCGGCTGAGATTATGTTGAACTTTGAGATTGATGTGGTAGAAGGTCACCAGGTTTCCCCCAAGCCCTCGGTCATTATGACCATGAAGAATGGATTGATGGTGAAGGCAAAGGCGAAGCCCAATAGATGCCTGGTTTGA
- the LOC116247542 gene encoding cytochrome P450 86B1-like, with amino-acid sequence MELQSSILSKLVGVVEKVPWPEACVSLLLFFLLHWYHKQRKNPVMSWPLLRTFPPFVANLHRLHEWLTEVLAAAGGTINVSGPVMTNRNFLMTCDPRNLEYILKTNFNNFPKGAEINSAFSELLGSGIFNLDGKPWMTQRKIANAHFHSKLFRQFVVKTTGDIINEQLIPILASSARSGCAIDLHDVLLRFTFDSTCTAVLGENLHSLSSGFPTVPFSKAVDDVLEAIAYRYLLPRSWQHVLRRLNLWKEKQLADAMVVIEEFIACQVNLRKLRRLQTNDLLSIYAGTSEDKTFLRDAAINFLLAGRDTSGNAMGWFFWLLSKYPRVEKRILEEVREILMSNHRENLVLDDLDKLVYLHAALCEALRLHPIVPFGLKGVVKEATLPSGHIVKPGTIIMYHAYSVGRMRWIWGEDCMEFKPERWIDDEGRLRHENNSFRFIAFNAGPRTCVGREVAFVQMKLAAAAILLNFELSVEKDHPVLPRTSVILTMKNGLKVRVKERPQTLL; translated from the coding sequence ATGGAGTTGCAGTCGTCGATATTGTCAAAGTTGGTGGGAGTCGTAGAGAAGGTCCCATGGCCGGAAGCATGCGTCTCTTTGCTTCTGTTCTTCCTGCTACATTGGTACCACAAACAGAGAAAGAATCCTGTAATGTCTTGGCCTCTCTTGAGAACATTTCCTCCCTTTGTAGCCAACTTGCACAGACTCCATGAATGGCTGACGGAGGTGTTAGCCGCCGCCGGCGGCACCATCAATGTATCTGGGCCTGTCATGACGAACAGAAACTTCCTTATGACATGCGACCCGAGAAACTTAGAGTACATACTCAAGACCAACTTCAACAATTTCCCCAAAGGAGCTGAAATAAATTCCGCCTTCTCCGAGCTCCTGGGCTCCGGTATCTTCAATTTGGACGGGAAGCCATGGATGACGCAGAGGAAGATCGCGAACGCTCATTTTCACTCCAAGCTTTTCCGGCAGTTTGTAGTCAAAACCACCGGAGACATAATCAACGAACAGCTCATTCCGATCCTGGCGAGCTCGGCGAGGTCCGGTTGTGCCATCGATCTCCACGATGTGCTCCTGAGGTTCACCTTCGACAGCACATGCACTGCAGTCCTCGGAGAGAAcctccactctctctctagTGGGTTTCCGACAGTGCCATTCTCGAAAGCCGTGGACGACGTGCTGGAAGCCATAGCTTACCGTTACCTGTTGCCGCGGAGCTGGCAGCACGTTTTGCGGCGGCTGAACCTCTGGAAGGAGAAGCAACTCGCGGACGCCATGGTCGTCATCGAAGAATTCATTGCCTGCCAGGTCAACCTCAGGAAGCTGCGCCGCCTGCAAACCAACGATCTCCTGTCAATATACGCAGGGACATCCGAAGACAAGACATTTCTAAGAGATGCTGCCATCAACTTCCTGCTCGCCGGCCGGGACACATCGGGAAATGCTATGGGCTGGTTCTTCTGGCTCCTTTCAAAGTACCCACGTGTGGAGAAGAGGATCTTGGAGGAGGTAAGGGAGATTCTGATGAGCAACCATAGGGAGAATCTGGTGCTTGACGATTTGGATAAGTTGGTGTATCTTCATGCAGCACTGTGTGAAGCCCTAAGGCTGCATCCGATCGTTCCTTTTGGCTTGAAGGGGGTTGTGAAAGAAGCAACTCTGCCTAGTGGCCACATAGTGAAGCCAGGGACAATCATCATGTATCATGCCTACTCAGTGGGAAGGATGAGGTGGATATGGGGGGAAGACTGCATGGAGTTCAAACCAGAGAGGTGGATAGATGATGAAGGAAGACTGAGGCATGAGAACAACAGCTTTCGGTTTATTGCCTTTAACGCCGGGCCGAGGACATGTGTAGGCAGGGAGGTAGCCTTTGTGCAAATGAAGCTTGCGGCTGCTGCCATTCTGCTGAACTTTGAGCTAAGTGTTGAAAAAGACCATCCAGTTTTGCCTAGGACCTCAGTCATACTGACCATGAAAAACGGGTTGAAGGTCCGGGTGAAAGAAAGGCCTCAAACCTTACTGTAA
- the LOC116248573 gene encoding pentatricopeptide repeat-containing protein At4g19191, mitochondrial-like — MLSRWNALVQRYIKDGFYGETLNLYCTMLKSGRPPDNFTFPLVIKSCAQLGILNDGKKIHAHSIIMGLESDVFVQTALVDMYGKTGDLSFARKVFDKMPKRSIVSWNAMIDGYCKVGEFSVALGIFNSLLMGDLRPNLSSLVSITAGSGQCGFPEIGRSIHCHGMKLGHDLDSVLCNSIMKMYIALGLVDSARLVFNLMLERSVVSWTTLIGGYTKIGNFHQAFLLFSQMLLEGTRPDSVTFINLLPGCVGFGSVLVGSSLHASIIKSGCEHDDLAMTALVSMYMKFHDANSSRKLFEVRSDKSVFLWTSLITGYVQNGDPSEALVLFQKMLNSHTKPNEITISSALSAAAELGSLAMGKWIEEYIYTNKIKMSIRVATALINMYCKCGSIEDARGLFDRSPNRDLALWSSMIIGYAINGKGKEAIGLFSDMLKDGTRPDDMVVTGILTACCHSGSVTDGLHYFLSMKNDFNIEPKLVHYSCMIDLLSRAGYLDEAWKIIQEVPIDYQVALMAPFLSACKTHANVGLAEAARPLLEHQPSGCGSHVLLSNIYAAAGKWDMAESTRGLVQQKGLVKEAGCSKLEVDTVDHFFERRVI; from the coding sequence ATGCTGAGCAGATGGAACGCTTTGGTTCAAAGATACATCAAAGATGGGTTCTATGGAGAGACTTTGAATCTCTACTGTACGATGCTCAAAAGCGGTCGCCCTCCTGATAATTTCACCTTCCCTCTTGTCATCAAGTCTTGTGCTCAATTGGGTATTCTTAACGATGGTAAGAAAATTCATGCCCACTCAATTATCATGGGTTTGGAGAGTGATGTCTTTGTACAGACTGCACTTGTCGATATGTACGGGAAAACTGGAGACCTGAGTTTTGCTCGCAAGGTGTTCGATAAAATGCCCAAAAGAAGCATCGTCTCATGGAATGCGATGATTGATGGTTACTGCAAAGTTGGTGAGTTCAGTGTGGCACTTGGGATTTTTAATAGTCTGTTGATGGGTGATTTGAGGCCCAATTTGAGCAGCTTAGTGAGCATTACAGCTGGCTCTGGTCAGTGTGGGTTTCCTGAGATTGGCAGGTCGATTCATTGCCACGGGATGAAGCTTGGGCATGATTTGGATTCAGTATTATGTAATTCCATTATGAAAATGTACATTGCGCTTGGGCTTGTGGATTCTGCTCGCCTCGTTTTCAATCTGATGCTGGAAAGATCAGTCGTTTCTTGGACTACTCTCATTGGAGGGTACACAAAGATTGGAAATTTTCATCAAGCCTTCTTGCTTTTTTCTCAAATGCTTCTAGAAGGAACCAGGCCTGATTCAGTCACATTCATAAACTTGTTACCAGGTTGTGTCGGTTTTGGAAGTGTTCTGGTGGGAAGCTCACTTCATGCTTCCATCATTAAAAGCGGCTGCGAGCATGATGACCTTGCTATGACTGCTCTTGTATCGATGTACATGAAATTCCATGATGCAAATTCTAGCCGTAAATTGTTCGAAGTTAGAAGTGACAAGAGTGTCTTCTTGTGGACGTCGTTGATCACTGGTTATGTTCAAAATGGGGATCCAAGTGAAGCTCTGGTTCTGTTTCAAAAGATGCTGAATTCACATacgaaaccaaatgaaataacCATCTCAAGTGCTCTATCTGCTGCTGCTGAATTGGGTTCGTTGGCAATGGGAAAATGGATAGAAGAGTATATCTACACCAATAAAATCAAGATGAGCATTCGCGTTGCTACTGCTCTTATCAACATGTACTGCAAGTGTGGAAGCATTGAAGATGCTAGAGGACTATTCGACCGATCTCCTAATAGAGATTTGGCCTTGTGGAGCTCTATGATTATAGGATATGCAATTAATGGTAAGGGGAAGGAAGCCATTGGTCTCTTCTCTGATATGCTAAAAGATGGTACAAGGCCAGATGACATGGTCGTCACTGGAATACTTACTGCTTGTTGCCACAGTGGTTCAGTTACAGATGGACTTCATTACTTTTTAAGTATGAAGAATGACTTTAATATAGAGCCTAAACTTGTTCATTATTCATGCATGATTGATCTTCTTAGTCGTGCAGGCTACTTGGATGAGGCATGGAAGATCATTCAAGAGGTGCCCATAGATTACCAGGTGGCATTAATGGCTCCATTTCTGAGTGCATGTAAGACTCATGCCAATGTTGGCTTAGCAGAGGCTGCTCGTCCATTACTTGAGCATCAGCCTAGTGGTTGTGGAAGTCATGTTTTGTTGTCTAACATATACGCAGCAGCTGGAAAGTGGGATATGGCAGAAAGCACTAGAGGCTTGGTTCAGCAGAAGGGTTTGGTGAAGGAAGCAGGTTGCAGCAAGCTTGAAGTAGATACTGTCGACCATTTTTTTGAAAGGCGGGTGATCTAA